One window from the genome of Ovis canadensis isolate MfBH-ARS-UI-01 breed Bighorn chromosome 21, ARS-UI_OviCan_v2, whole genome shotgun sequence encodes:
- the COX8A gene encoding cytochrome c oxidase subunit 8A, mitochondrial — protein MSVLTPLLLRGLTGPARRLPVPRAQIHSKPPREQLGTMDIAIGLTSCFLCFLLPSGWVLTHLDSYKKRE, from the exons ATGTCTGTGCTAACTCCGCTGCTGTTGAGAGGCCTGACAGGCCCTGCCCGGCGGCTCCCGGTGCCGCGTGCCCAGATACATTCCAAGCCGCCGCGGGAGCAGCTCGGGACCATG GATATCGCCATTGGGCTCACCTCCTGCTTCCtgtgtttcctcctgccttcggGCTGGGTCCTGACACACCTGGACAGCTACAAGAAGCGGGAGTGA
- the OTUB1 gene encoding ubiquitin thioesterase OTUB1, which produces MAAEEPQQQKQEPLGSDSEGVNCLAYDEAIMAQQDRIQQEIAVQNPLVSERLELSVLYKEYAEDDNIYQQKIKDLHKKYSYIRKTRPDGNCFYRAFGFSHLEALLDDSKELQRFKAVSAKSKEDLVSQGFTEFTIEDFHNTFMDLIEQVEKRTPVADLLASFNDQSTSDYLVVYLRLLTSGYLQRESKFFEHFIEGGRTVKEFCQQEVEPMCKESDHIHIIALAQALSVSIQVEYMDRGEGGTTNPHVFPEGSEPKVYLLYRPGHYDILYK; this is translated from the exons ATGGCGGCGGAGGAAcctcagcagcagaagcaggagccGCTTGGCAGCGACTCCGAAG GTGTTAACTGTCTTGCTTATGATGAAGCCATCATGGCTCAGCAGGACCGAATTCAGCAAGAG ATTGCTGTGCAGAACCCACTGGTCTCGGAGCGGCTGGAGCTCTCTGTCCTATACAAAGAATATGCTGAGGATGACAACATCTATCAACAGAAGATCAAG GACCTCCACAAAAAGTACTCATACATCCGCAAGACCAGGCCTGATGGAAACTGCTTCTATCGTGCTTTCGGATTCTCCCACTTGGAGGCGTTGCTGGACGACAGCAAGGAATTGCAGCG GTTCAAGGCTGTGTCTGCCAAGAGCAAAGAGGACCTGGTGTCCCAGGGCTTCACTGAGTTCACAATTGAGGATTTCCACAACACG TTCATGGACCTGATCGAGCAGGTGGAGAAGCGGACCCCCGTGGCCGACCTGCTGGCCTCTTTCAACGACCAGAGCACCTCGGACTACCTGGTGGTCTACCTGCGGCTGCTCACCTCGGGCTACCTGCAGCGCGAGAGCAAGTTTTTCGAGCACTTCATCGAGGGCGGGCGGACCGTCAAGGAGTTCTGCCAGCAG GAGGTGGAGCCCATGTGCAAGGAGAGCGACCACATCCACATCATCGCGCTGGCCCAGGCGCTCAGCGTCTCCATCCAGGTGGAGTACATGGACCGCGGCGAGGGCGGCACCACCAACCCCCACGTCTTCCCCGAGGGCTCTGAGCCCAAGGTCTACCTGCTCTACCGGCCTGGACACTACGACATTCTCTACAAATAG